In Lactococcus paracarnosus, a genomic segment contains:
- a CDS encoding glutamate-5-semialdehyde dehydrogenase, whose translation MINTLGKHAKTAAFELAKLSTLEKNALLQALAQSLIAETDFIILENAKDLAQAQDNGVNAIMVDRLRLTAERILDMAEGIRQVATLADPVGQVMTGFTNLDGLKVLQTRVPIGVIGMIFESRPNVTIDAFSLCFKTSNAVILRGGKDAINSNKALVTVIKATLVAQGITEHAVGLVTDISHEVARQMMLATEYLDVLIPRGGAGLIRTIKEQSRVPIIETGSGNVSIYVDEFADLEMATKIVINAKVQRPSVCNAAESLVVHEKVAAEFLPKLQTAIDAVQPVDFRLDDIAINLMTGTPATDADFSTEYLDYTMSVKVVSDLDQAIAHINQYGTKHSESIITDNIAHAAQFQAQIDAAAVYVNASTRFTDGFAFGFGAEIGISTQKLHARGPMGLEALTSYKYLINGTGQTRG comes from the coding sequence ATGATTAATACTCTAGGAAAACACGCCAAAACAGCAGCATTTGAACTAGCAAAACTCTCGACACTCGAAAAAAATGCCTTACTTCAGGCATTGGCCCAATCTCTGATTGCGGAAACTGACTTTATCATTCTTGAAAATGCGAAAGATTTAGCGCAAGCCCAAGATAATGGTGTTAATGCCATCATGGTTGATCGACTCAGACTAACTGCTGAGCGTATTCTTGACATGGCAGAAGGGATTAGACAGGTTGCGACATTAGCAGATCCTGTCGGTCAAGTGATGACGGGGTTCACAAATCTTGATGGTTTGAAAGTGCTACAAACACGCGTGCCAATCGGTGTCATAGGCATGATTTTTGAAAGTCGGCCAAATGTCACGATAGATGCCTTTTCACTCTGTTTTAAAACCAGTAATGCTGTCATTTTGCGTGGTGGTAAAGATGCGATTAATTCAAATAAGGCACTCGTTACTGTCATCAAAGCGACCTTAGTTGCACAAGGAATTACGGAACATGCGGTTGGTTTGGTGACAGATATCAGTCATGAAGTGGCAAGACAAATGATGCTTGCGACTGAGTATTTAGATGTTCTGATTCCACGTGGAGGGGCTGGGTTAATCCGGACGATTAAAGAACAATCTCGCGTCCCAATCATCGAAACTGGTAGTGGGAATGTTAGCATCTATGTTGATGAGTTTGCTGACTTGGAAATGGCGACGAAAATTGTCATTAACGCTAAAGTGCAAAGACCAAGTGTTTGTAATGCGGCAGAGAGTTTAGTTGTCCATGAAAAAGTTGCTGCTGAATTTTTACCAAAACTCCAGACAGCTATTGATGCAGTACAACCTGTTGACTTCCGTCTAGATGATATTGCCATAAACCTAATGACTGGTACACCAGCAACTGATGCAGATTTTTCGACAGAATATCTGGATTATACCATGTCAGTAAAAGTTGTATCTGATCTTGATCAAGCCATCGCACATATTAATCAGTATGGCACAAAACATTCTGAGAGTATCATCACTGACAATATTGCACATGCGGCACAGTTTCAAGCGCAGATCGATGCAGCAGCAGTTTATGTCAATGCGTCAACCCGATTTACAGACGGCTTTGCCTTTGGATTTGGTGCAGAAATTGGTATTTCGACACAGAAATTACATGCCAGAGGACCTATGGGACTGGAAGCATTAACGTCTTATAAATACTTGATAAATGGGACAGGTCAAACTCGAGGGTAA
- a CDS encoding peptidoglycan bridge formation glycyltransferase FemA/FemB family protein: MYTVKIGLSAAEHDQLVVASPLVNLLQSASWAKIKEGWQHERIGFYDKEQLRASVSILIKPLPLGFTMLYIPRGIALDYADKAFVKFVISELKKYGKSKHALFIKFDPAILASEAKEVVDTLQSLGVKWSGLTTDMHDTIQPRFNAVIHRDAFSEPALSKKTRQFLRKARNSYPVVEVGGAELVPEFSQLMKKTESRKNVSLRNATYYTKLLDVYQKEAFINLIKMDFGQLLTETKDNYAKIVDNIANAKNEKRLKALTSDLEIVDKNIKELTDIIQERGNIVPVAGTLTLTYGGAAETLYAGTDTAFQKYYPSYLAWYEAINHAFEQGAETLNMGGLENSLAASDGLLKFKKHFNPTIEAYVGEFNIPVNSFLYKLSDLAYKLRKKMR, translated from the coding sequence ATGTATACAGTAAAAATCGGCTTATCAGCAGCTGAACATGATCAACTGGTTGTGGCATCACCTTTGGTGAACTTGTTACAATCCGCTAGTTGGGCAAAAATTAAAGAAGGTTGGCAGCATGAGCGTATCGGCTTTTACGACAAGGAACAATTAAGAGCAAGTGTGAGTATTTTGATTAAACCCTTACCACTTGGCTTTACTATGTTATATATACCGAGAGGTATCGCTTTAGATTATGCTGATAAGGCATTTGTTAAGTTTGTCATCTCAGAACTTAAAAAATATGGCAAATCAAAGCATGCCCTCTTTATCAAATTTGATCCAGCCATTTTAGCGTCAGAAGCAAAAGAAGTGGTAGATACGCTACAAAGTTTGGGTGTCAAGTGGTCTGGCTTAACCACTGATATGCATGATACGATCCAGCCCCGTTTCAATGCTGTGATTCATCGTGATGCATTTTCAGAGCCAGCATTAAGCAAAAAAACACGACAGTTTTTAAGAAAAGCACGCAATTCATATCCAGTGGTCGAAGTGGGGGGGGCTGAGTTAGTTCCTGAGTTTTCACAACTCATGAAGAAAACGGAATCTCGTAAAAATGTCAGCTTAAGAAATGCGACCTATTATACTAAATTACTTGATGTCTATCAAAAAGAAGCATTCATCAACCTGATAAAAATGGATTTCGGACAATTATTGACGGAAACTAAGGATAATTATGCTAAAATAGTGGATAATATAGCAAATGCTAAGAATGAAAAACGTTTGAAAGCATTAACAAGTGACCTTGAGATAGTGGATAAAAATATCAAAGAGCTAACTGATATTATTCAAGAACGAGGTAATATTGTCCCTGTCGCTGGCACATTAACCTTAACCTATGGTGGGGCAGCAGAAACCTTGTATGCTGGAACTGATACAGCCTTTCAAAAATATTATCCGTCATATTTAGCTTGGTACGAAGCGATTAACCATGCCTTTGAGCAAGGCGCTGAAACTCTAAACATGGGGGGACTTGAAAATTCATTGGCAGCATCAGATGGTTTATTAAAGTTTAAAAAGCATTTTAATCCAACGATAGAAGCATATGTTGGAGAATTTAACATCCCAGTAAATAGCTTTCTCTATAAGCTAAGTGATCTTGCCTATAAACTTCGAAAAAAGATGAGATAG
- the proB gene encoding glutamate 5-kinase: protein MNREKLKTAKRIVIKIGTSSLILANGKINLKNIDELAFMLSSLQHEGYEIILVTSGAIGVGLNVLGLDKRPSEMAQQQALAAIGQVELMSLYKHTFARYQQKISQLLLTNDVIEFPESRKNASDALNATLSLGIIPIINENDAVSVDEMDHKTKFGDNDRLGAIVTTLSDADLLIMLSDIDGLYDKNPTIFDDASLIETVSEITDHLMKAAGGAGSRFGTGGMTSKLEAAKLIFGANKQMVLTNGARIWEIRDILEAKKKGTYFGQ, encoded by the coding sequence ATGAACCGAGAAAAATTAAAAACTGCCAAAAGAATTGTGATAAAAATTGGGACATCAAGTCTTATTTTGGCTAACGGAAAAATAAATTTAAAGAATATCGATGAACTTGCTTTTATGCTCTCAAGCCTGCAACACGAAGGCTATGAGATTATTCTAGTTACCTCGGGTGCTATTGGTGTTGGCCTAAATGTACTGGGCTTAGACAAGCGTCCATCTGAAATGGCACAACAACAAGCCTTGGCTGCCATTGGTCAGGTTGAATTGATGAGCTTGTATAAGCATACCTTCGCACGCTATCAACAGAAGATATCACAGTTATTGTTAACAAACGATGTGATTGAATTTCCAGAAAGCCGTAAAAATGCCAGTGATGCACTTAATGCGACACTAAGCTTAGGCATTATTCCTATCATTAATGAAAATGATGCTGTCAGTGTCGATGAGATGGACCACAAGACTAAATTTGGTGATAATGATCGACTAGGTGCGATCGTAACGACCCTATCAGACGCGGATCTTTTGATTATGTTGTCCGATATAGATGGTCTATATGATAAAAACCCGACCATATTTGATGATGCTAGCTTAATCGAAACAGTATCAGAGATTACAGATCACTTGATGAAAGCTGCGGGCGGTGCTGGCAGTCGCTTTGGGACTGGTGGTATGACGAGTAAGCTCGAAGCTGCCAAATTAATTTTTGGCGCTAATAAACAGATGGTCTTGACAAACGGCGCTAGAATCTGGGAAATAAGAGATATCCTAGAGGCTAAGAAGAAGGGGACCTATTTTGGACAATAG
- the recN gene encoding DNA repair protein RecN yields the protein MLQEISIKNFAIIDTIAMQFDQGMTILTGETGAGKSIIIDAMNLLLGSRAQTSFVRHGADKAEIEGLFFYKDSPGIAQQLATLGLENSGELILRRELFANGRSSCRINGMMTPLSNLQAIGGLLVDIHGQHDHQELMSPAHHLSMLDEFGDQAFLAIKTAYAETFSTYKDLRQKLLAVKKNQAEFAQRIDVLSFQIDEISSADIDLHADTAIYQRRTQLTHANQIVGHLDAAYYALDDETQDSASLSMVRHAMNELEAVSHFDEAAYAKLSEKISEAYYLLEDVVADLEKRIDELEFNPSELTMIEDRISVLSTLKKKYGPELTDVLSYLENCQKELARLTGDDQSSESLETAFKAAEQSLISHAKQLAEARAVMAEQVVQDVKLELADLYMEKADFKVMFEPAKFSVNGNQHVEFFIQTNPGEGFKPLAKTASGGELSRIMLAIKSSFARRENKTSIVFDEVDTGVSGRVAQAIANKIHKISQSGQVLCISHLPQVVAIADVQFHIDKQQAADRTTSTVSKLSRSQRKTEIAKMLAGDDITPEALAQAEKLLEK from the coding sequence ATGTTACAAGAAATATCAATCAAAAATTTTGCGATTATTGATACGATTGCCATGCAATTTGATCAAGGCATGACCATATTGACAGGTGAGACAGGTGCCGGTAAATCGATTATTATCGATGCCATGAACCTCTTATTAGGCTCACGTGCACAGACTTCGTTTGTGCGTCATGGGGCTGATAAAGCTGAGATTGAAGGCTTGTTTTTTTATAAAGATAGTCCAGGAATTGCACAACAGTTGGCCACACTTGGTCTTGAAAATTCAGGAGAGTTGATTTTACGTCGCGAACTATTTGCAAATGGTAGGTCATCTTGTCGAATTAATGGGATGATGACACCTTTGTCTAATTTACAAGCGATTGGTGGCTTGCTGGTTGATATTCATGGGCAACATGATCACCAAGAATTGATGAGTCCAGCACATCACTTGAGCATGTTAGATGAGTTTGGTGATCAAGCATTTCTAGCAATCAAGACAGCTTATGCTGAGACGTTTTCTACCTACAAAGACCTGCGTCAAAAACTACTTGCAGTCAAAAAAAATCAGGCTGAGTTTGCGCAACGTATCGATGTTTTGAGTTTTCAAATTGATGAGATTTCATCTGCAGACATTGATCTTCATGCAGATACAGCTATTTACCAAAGACGTACGCAACTGACACATGCCAACCAGATTGTTGGTCATCTTGATGCAGCCTACTATGCCTTAGATGATGAGACACAAGATAGTGCGAGTTTATCGATGGTTAGACATGCCATGAATGAACTAGAAGCGGTCAGTCATTTTGATGAAGCAGCTTATGCTAAGCTTTCTGAGAAGATATCAGAGGCTTATTATTTATTAGAAGATGTCGTAGCTGATTTAGAGAAACGAATAGATGAGCTCGAATTCAACCCATCAGAGTTGACCATGATTGAAGATCGTATTTCAGTCCTTTCGACCCTGAAAAAGAAATATGGTCCTGAATTAACCGATGTTCTAAGTTATTTAGAAAATTGTCAAAAAGAATTAGCCCGTTTAACTGGAGATGATCAGTCATCAGAAAGTCTAGAAACTGCTTTCAAAGCAGCAGAGCAATCACTTATTAGCCATGCCAAACAATTAGCTGAAGCGAGAGCTGTCATGGCAGAGCAGGTCGTTCAAGATGTTAAATTAGAGCTAGCGGATCTCTACATGGAGAAAGCAGATTTCAAAGTCATGTTTGAACCAGCCAAATTTTCTGTAAATGGGAATCAACATGTCGAGTTTTTCATTCAAACGAATCCAGGTGAAGGCTTTAAACCATTAGCTAAAACCGCGTCCGGTGGTGAATTAAGTCGAATTATGTTGGCCATTAAGTCAAGTTTTGCCAGACGGGAGAATAAGACCTCTATCGTATTTGATGAAGTAGATACTGGGGTTTCTGGTCGTGTTGCCCAAGCAATCGCAAATAAAATACATAAGATTTCTCAAAGTGGCCAGGTGCTTTGTATTTCTCACTTGCCACAAGTTGTTGCGATTGCGGATGTTCAATTTCATATTGATAAGCAGCAAGCGGCTGATAGAACAACATCAACTGTTAGTAAATTAAGCCGATCACAACGCAAAACTGAAATTGCTAAAATGCTGGCTGGAGATGATATTACACCAGAAGCACTTGCACAAGCTGAAAAATTATTGGAAAAATAA
- a CDS encoding arginine repressor, which translates to MKKSERIKLIKDILVDREIMTQDDLVTALLDLKVEVTQATVSRDMRELRLIKAPAKNGGYRYALPESYLPNSDEEWFKSVVLGIKILGNQLAIKTSPGSAMILKKRLLSQFDTMIFTVLSDDDTILLVAYSEDQAEKIYDRLAN; encoded by the coding sequence ATGAAAAAAAGTGAGCGAATTAAACTAATTAAGGACATACTCGTTGATCGTGAGATTATGACACAGGATGACTTGGTAACTGCACTTTTGGATTTAAAGGTTGAAGTGACCCAAGCAACTGTATCAAGAGATATGCGTGAATTGAGATTAATCAAAGCGCCTGCAAAAAATGGTGGGTATCGGTATGCCTTACCTGAAAGTTATCTCCCAAATTCTGACGAAGAATGGTTTAAGTCTGTTGTTTTAGGCATCAAGATACTTGGCAATCAGTTAGCCATCAAGACGAGTCCGGGATCTGCGATGATACTCAAAAAAAGGTTATTGTCTCAATTTGATACCATGATTTTTACAGTCCTTTCAGATGATGATACGATTTTATTGGTGGCTTATTCTGAAGATCAAGCTGAGAAAATATATGACCGCCTAGCGAATTAA
- a CDS encoding TlyA family RNA methyltransferase translates to MTKERVDVLAFNQGLFDTREQAKRGVMAGIVMNAQNGERFDKPGEKISDELELVIKGEKLPYVSRGGLKLARALAYFDLSVSDKVAIDIGSSTGGFTDVMLQDGAKLVYAVDVGTNQLAWKIRQDSRVVVMEQFNFRYAQASEFVHGLPAFASIDVSFISLSLILPALYDILITGGHVVALIKPQFEAGREQIGKNGIIKDARIHESVIEQVVVMANGLGFSTLGLTSSPIKGGHGNIEFLLHLSKETAAVDHVLTKIKAVVADAHGELDEKK, encoded by the coding sequence TTGACTAAAGAACGAGTAGATGTCCTAGCTTTTAATCAAGGGCTATTTGACACAAGAGAACAAGCAAAACGCGGTGTTATGGCTGGTATCGTGATGAATGCACAAAATGGTGAGCGTTTTGATAAGCCGGGGGAAAAAATCTCCGATGAATTAGAACTTGTCATTAAAGGGGAAAAACTCCCCTATGTCAGCCGAGGTGGCCTAAAGTTAGCTAGAGCACTAGCCTATTTTGACTTGAGCGTATCAGATAAAGTTGCGATCGATATCGGCTCTTCGACAGGTGGTTTTACAGATGTCATGCTGCAAGATGGCGCTAAGCTCGTATATGCTGTGGATGTTGGCACCAATCAATTAGCTTGGAAAATCAGACAAGACAGTCGTGTTGTGGTCATGGAGCAATTTAATTTTCGGTATGCGCAAGCTAGCGAGTTTGTGCATGGCTTACCTGCATTTGCATCAATCGACGTCTCTTTTATCAGCTTGTCCTTGATTTTACCCGCCTTATACGATATTTTAATCACGGGTGGTCATGTGGTTGCGCTTATCAAGCCGCAATTTGAGGCAGGCCGTGAGCAAATCGGTAAGAATGGGATCATAAAAGATGCGCGGATTCATGAGTCTGTGATTGAACAGGTTGTCGTGATGGCAAATGGTCTCGGATTCTCAACACTTGGCTTGACAAGTTCTCCGATTAAAGGGGGACATGGCAATATTGAGTTTCTACTACATTTGTCAAAAGAAACAGCAGCTGTTGATCATGTATTAACAAAAATTAAAGCAGTTGTTGCGGATGCCCATGGAGAATTAGATGAAAAAAAGTGA
- a CDS encoding polyprenyl synthetase family protein, translated as MDNKTFLSDLTATFNTFYASEALVDHLTQSIQYSLNSGGKRIRPLFLLETLQGFEITITTAHFKVAAAVELIHTSSLIHDDLPAMDDDDFRRGQATNHKVYGEAQAILAGDALLLDPYLLLAESGLPAQDIVALVAELAYASGSHGMVAGQVLDMDGEQHSLTFEALKQIHALKTGRMLTFPFVAAGIIAHQSADVLVLLRALGEKVGQAFQIRDDILDVTATFDQLGKTPGKDITADKSTYVKLLGLSGAKAALAENLADATQLLTEISDQTQMTSDTILRQIERLRID; from the coding sequence ATGGACAATAAGACATTTTTATCTGACTTAACGGCTACTTTCAATACCTTTTACGCATCTGAAGCATTAGTTGATCATTTGACGCAGAGTATTCAGTATTCGCTTAATTCAGGTGGCAAACGGATCAGACCTTTATTTTTATTAGAGACCTTGCAGGGGTTTGAAATCACAATTACAACAGCGCATTTTAAAGTTGCTGCTGCTGTAGAGCTAATCCATACAAGTTCTTTGATACATGATGACCTGCCGGCCATGGATGATGATGATTTTCGTCGTGGGCAAGCAACTAATCATAAGGTTTATGGCGAAGCCCAAGCGATTTTAGCTGGAGATGCCCTTTTATTAGATCCTTACTTGTTACTAGCCGAATCAGGCCTACCAGCTCAGGACATCGTGGCATTAGTAGCTGAGCTTGCCTATGCTTCAGGTAGTCATGGCATGGTAGCAGGCCAGGTGCTCGACATGGATGGTGAGCAGCATTCCCTAACATTTGAAGCCTTAAAGCAGATTCATGCCTTGAAAACAGGCAGAATGCTTACTTTTCCATTCGTTGCGGCAGGTATCATTGCCCATCAGTCTGCTGATGTGCTTGTCCTACTTCGCGCCTTAGGTGAAAAAGTTGGTCAGGCTTTTCAAATTCGGGATGACATTTTAGATGTGACCGCAACATTTGATCAATTAGGTAAAACACCTGGCAAGGACATTACCGCAGACAAGTCTACTTATGTGAAATTATTGGGACTTTCTGGGGCTAAAGCTGCCTTAGCTGAGAATTTAGCGGATGCGACGCAGTTATTGACTGAGATATCTGATCAAACTCAGATGACATCAGACACTATTTTAAGACAAATTGAAAGATTAAGAATTGACTAA
- a CDS encoding exodeoxyribonuclease VII small subunit, producing the protein MAKAIETVTFEENLGALEDIVKRLENGDVPLEEAIAEFQKGMKLSKALQNTLKAAEETLVKVMADNGTEQDFDGQ; encoded by the coding sequence ATGGCTAAAGCGATTGAAACAGTGACTTTTGAAGAAAATCTTGGGGCGTTAGAAGACATCGTCAAACGATTAGAAAATGGAGATGTTCCTTTAGAAGAGGCGATTGCTGAATTTCAAAAGGGCATGAAACTATCTAAAGCCTTGCAAAACACCTTAAAAGCGGCAGAGGAAACCTTAGTAAAGGTAATGGCTGATAATGGAACAGAACAAGATTTCGATGGACAATAA
- the xseA gene encoding exodeoxyribonuclease VII large subunit: MTEYLTVSTLTKYLKTKFDRDPYLERVFLTGEISNFRRRPKHQYFAIKDEKSVIQATMWAGVFSKLDFDLEEGMKVNLVGRVQLYEPGGSYAIIVEKIMPDGVGALAIKLEQLKKKLTAEGLFNPDFKQQIPNFSRKIGVVTSPSGAVIRDIITTVNRRFPMTDILLFPAKVQGVGSAEAVSARIKEANQRTDLDVLIIGRGGGSIEDLWAFNEEVVVRSIFESRIPVISSVGHETDTTLADFVADRRAATPTAAAELATPNTKVDILQYLTTSDTRLTSMTQRYIIKHQEGLTRLQNSVVFRQPERLYDSYLQKVDSLTTELNNRLRQQIQSDQQEQILLTTRLMSLRLDQKLATLNRDLASDTDALKRNVLTYFEQQKKRAEKAYDNLSLIDPVKIVRRGFSIARTQDGDVIKSVKDVTDKQVLDLEVSDGKIKVEVKK, encoded by the coding sequence ATGACAGAATATTTGACTGTATCAACGTTAACTAAATATTTGAAAACCAAGTTTGACCGTGACCCCTACTTGGAACGGGTCTTTTTGACGGGTGAAATTTCAAATTTCAGACGACGTCCTAAACACCAATACTTTGCCATAAAGGATGAAAAATCAGTCATCCAGGCGACCATGTGGGCTGGCGTCTTCTCTAAATTAGATTTTGACTTAGAAGAAGGTATGAAAGTTAATCTGGTTGGGCGTGTTCAGCTTTATGAGCCTGGTGGGTCATACGCTATCATTGTTGAAAAAATTATGCCAGATGGTGTTGGCGCCCTCGCGATTAAACTTGAACAACTTAAGAAAAAACTAACTGCAGAAGGCCTGTTTAATCCTGATTTTAAACAACAGATTCCTAATTTTTCCAGAAAAATTGGTGTCGTAACGAGCCCCAGTGGTGCAGTGATTCGGGATATTATCACGACAGTTAATCGTAGGTTTCCGATGACAGACATTTTACTGTTTCCTGCAAAAGTTCAGGGGGTAGGCAGTGCTGAAGCGGTGTCGGCAAGGATTAAAGAAGCTAACCAGCGAACTGACCTAGATGTGTTAATCATCGGTCGTGGTGGCGGCTCTATAGAAGATTTATGGGCTTTTAATGAAGAGGTCGTGGTGAGAAGTATTTTCGAATCTCGCATTCCAGTTATCTCTTCAGTGGGTCATGAAACAGATACAACCCTCGCTGATTTCGTAGCAGATAGACGAGCAGCCACGCCGACAGCGGCTGCAGAGCTCGCGACACCCAATACAAAAGTTGATATTTTACAATATTTAACAACAAGTGATACGAGATTGACCAGTATGACACAGCGCTATATCATCAAACACCAAGAAGGATTAACTAGGTTACAAAATTCGGTCGTCTTTCGACAACCTGAGCGCTTATATGACAGTTACCTGCAAAAGGTGGACAGTCTGACAACTGAGTTAAACAATCGGTTACGTCAACAGATTCAAAGTGACCAACAAGAGCAGATATTACTTACGACGCGGTTGATGAGTCTGCGACTGGACCAAAAACTAGCGACCTTGAACCGAGATCTTGCAAGTGACACAGATGCCTTAAAACGCAATGTGCTGACCTATTTTGAACAACAAAAAAAACGTGCAGAAAAAGCATATGATAATTTGTCACTCATAGACCCGGTCAAAATCGTTAGGCGTGGCTTTTCGATCGCTAGAACTCAGGATGGTGACGTGATTAAATCGGTTAAAGATGTTACAGATAAGCAAGTGCTAGACTTAGAAGTATCAGATGGTAAAATTAAAGTAGAGGTAAAAAAATAA
- a CDS encoding Rgg/GadR/MutR family transcriptional regulator, whose amino-acid sequence MVYKKYGQVFRKLRKQRGLSLIYFEPLGISKAALAKFERGETMMSFERLTLALQELDVSLEEFEHHLNHFSLSNLETISDDIFDLSIRGEQQALSTLSQELAEDDQLILSLTARYASYNSEFKSLSASDGLADIRDFLYKIELWGYYELHILFHTVFHLESEEVIYLLNKCLMSNPHFFNIPKYRTKLLDLGYRSANVLISRGDKDESLYLLNRIDSYQVHHTMANQNFKNLTFGFWTYRFEDAASGRQQMTKCVELIKEIETPDMADYISQAFKTIINT is encoded by the coding sequence ATGGTCTACAAAAAATATGGACAAGTCTTTAGAAAGTTAAGAAAGCAAAGAGGCCTATCTTTGATATACTTTGAACCACTAGGTATTTCAAAAGCTGCTTTGGCCAAATTTGAGCGTGGTGAGACGATGATGAGTTTTGAGCGACTTACACTGGCACTTCAGGAGTTAGATGTTAGTCTTGAAGAGTTTGAGCATCATCTCAATCATTTTTCATTAAGCAATCTAGAAACGATTTCTGATGATATCTTTGATTTATCTATCAGAGGAGAGCAGCAAGCACTCTCTACACTATCACAAGAATTAGCTGAAGATGATCAGCTTATTTTATCTTTGACTGCGCGTTATGCCAGCTATAATTCTGAATTCAAAAGCTTGAGTGCGTCTGATGGGCTAGCCGACATCAGAGACTTTCTTTATAAGATTGAGCTGTGGGGATATTATGAACTCCATATCCTTTTTCATACTGTTTTCCATCTAGAGTCTGAGGAAGTGATTTATTTATTGAATAAGTGTCTCATGTCTAATCCTCATTTTTTTAATATTCCAAAGTACCGAACCAAACTCCTAGATCTTGGTTATCGATCTGCAAACGTCCTAATCAGTAGGGGCGATAAGGACGAGAGCCTCTACCTCCTGAATCGGATCGATAGTTATCAGGTGCACCATACCATGGCGAATCAGAATTTTAAAAATTTAACCTTCGGCTTCTGGACTTATCGTTTTGAAGATGCTGCTTCTGGTAGGCAACAGATGACCAAATGTGTTGAGCTGATCAAGGAGATCGAAACACCTGATATGGCAGATTATATCTCCCAAGCATTTAAAACAATCATCAATACCTAA
- the pgmB gene encoding beta-phosphoglucomutase, with product MLLKAILFDLDGVITDTASCHFLAWRHLGRRYQLIVKASMEVALRGIPRLAALTLILNENKMRHRFSDAEMSRLCDEKNTYYNQLIAKMSEADILPGMLDFIKACKASKIKLGLVSSSLNAPKILEKIGLTTYFDCIVDPRTVAKGKPSPDIFLKAVTQLGVSVTNCIGIEDAASGIAAINAAGIFSVGIGSEAILFEADLLLKNTSELSLELFN from the coding sequence ATGTTACTAAAAGCAATTCTATTTGATTTAGATGGTGTGATTACAGATACAGCTTCATGTCATTTTCTAGCTTGGCGTCATTTAGGTAGACGCTATCAGCTTATTGTTAAAGCTAGCATGGAAGTGGCGCTAAGAGGTATTCCTAGACTTGCTGCCTTAACCTTAATTTTGAATGAAAACAAGATGCGTCACAGATTTTCAGATGCTGAAATGAGTCGATTATGTGATGAGAAAAATACCTATTATAATCAATTAATCGCAAAGATGTCTGAAGCTGATATTCTCCCTGGCATGTTAGACTTTATTAAAGCATGTAAGGCTAGTAAAATTAAGTTAGGTCTGGTGTCGTCAAGTCTGAATGCACCAAAAATTCTAGAAAAAATTGGCTTGACAACTTATTTTGACTGCATCGTTGACCCACGAACTGTAGCTAAGGGAAAACCGAGTCCAGATATCTTTCTAAAAGCTGTCACACAGCTCGGTGTCTCTGTGACAAACTGCATTGGCATAGAGGATGCAGCCTCAGGTATAGCAGCGATTAATGCTGCGGGTATTTTCTCTGTCGGGATTGGGAGTGAGGCAATTCTTTTTGAAGCAGATCTGTTACTCAAGAACACGAGTGAGTTATCACTTGAACTGTTTAATTAA